A stretch of DNA from Thermococcus sp. Bubb.Bath:
TTCAATCACATTTATATACTTCCCCTCTTTCCATGTTGAAGGTGGTCGCATGGGCTTCTCCCAAAAATTGCTCACGGTTCTTTTACTGTCCTCTGTCCTCATAATCGCAGGGTGCGTAAGCACATCAGGCACTAACGGCGCAGGGACAAACCATACTCCCTCCTCAAAGTTAAGCCACAGCCAGGCTTCAACGCAGTTCAGACCAGCCTGGGAAAGTGCCCTCGTATACGTCACCCGCGTCGTTGACGGTGACACCGCATACGTCAGGTTTTCCAACGGAACAGTCGAAAAGGTGAGGTTCTTGGGAGTTGACACACCGGAGACGGAGCTCAGCAGAAACAGACCGAACGAATACGACCACATCACGGATGTGGAGTGCCTCACGCGGTGGGGCCTCAAGGCCGAGGATTTCACGCGAGAGGAGCTGCAGGGTAAGTATGTGTACCTCGTCTTCGACCCGATATCGCCGAGGAGGGGCTACTACGGTAGATTGCTGGCGTACATATACCTCACCAACGGAACCGACTTTACGGAGGAGCTCGTGAGGCTCGGCTACGCGAGGGTCTACGTCGAGGGAAAATTCAAGAAGAAAGACGAGTACCTCAAAGACCAGGTGGAAGCGATTCAAAAGGGAAAGGGCCTCTGGGGAGCCTGTGGGACCCACACAGTGGAAAATCCGGGTGTCGTCATAGTAATGGTGCAGTACAACGCGGAGGGAGACGACTCCAAGAACCTCAACGGTGAGTACGTCCTGATAAAGAACGTCGGAAGTTCCGCGGTGAACCTGGAAGGATGGAAGCTGATGGACGAGAGCGGGAACACGTTCATCTTCCCCAACGTCACACTCTCGCCGGGAGAAGAGGTCAGAGTTCACTCTGGGAAAGGGAAAAACACAAAAACAGACCTCTACTGGGGCTCAGACAAGCCGATATGGAACAACGAGGGAGACACGGCGTACCTCTACGACTCAAACGGCGTCCTTGTTGACAGCTACCGGTGGGGATGATTCAGATTTTCAGGCTTTGGCCCAGTACTCCTTCTCCTCCACCATTGCCCTTATCATCTCGTCCTCGTCCTTGAACATAGTTCTCCGCGAGGGGTTCTGCATGCCGTAGAACTCCATGAACGGACTTGGACGCCTCTTGAACGGGTAGTAAAGGTATATCGCTGCTAGATTCCTGTATGCCTCGGCCATCTCGCTGATAACCCCAGCCGAGACGCCCTCCGCGTAGTGGTAGACCGCTACCGCCTTGCTCACATCGACGAGGTTAAAGTCTCTCTCGACGAGCTGCCTCCTGAGTATGTCCGTTGCCTGTTCTATATCCCCCCTGCCAAGCTCCTCAATGGTATCGCCGTCGAGGAGGTGCTTGATTTTGATCTTCTTGATGTCCGGATTTTTAGCAACCTGGTTGTCATATTCGGCAACGACCCACCAGTCGTCCAGCGCTCCCGGATCGAGAACCGTGAAGTGCTCGCTGAGTTTGTCGTAGAATCCCCTGACGCAGTGGTAGTACTCCTCCTCATGACCCGTCATTGGGTAGCTGAGGTAAACCAGCGGCTTTTCATTCTCCCGGAATATCAGGTCAAGGAAGACCCCAAGAGGATGCCTTATGCCGAACTGGAGGATGTAGCGAACCTCTATTCCCTCGGATTTGAGCTCATGGACGAGTGTCTTGACGTGGTTTATTGCATCTTCCCTCCACATAACTAACGTGGTCAGCTTGATGTTGTCCGGGTTCTCGCCGAAGCGCTCAAACCACTCAGGGTCGTTCATTATGCGCCGCCTAACGGAAAGAACGTCGTCCAGGACGATTATGACCCTGATAGGGCGCAGGAGCTTCAGGTTCGTGGTCGTGAAGCCAATGACGCTCCCACTCCCCCATCGGAAGAGGCTCGGCGTTGAAACTATGTGCACTCTCTTCTCGCTCTCGTCTATTTCTTTCCTAATCCTCTCGAAGGCCTCATCCCGTATTTCATTCATCAGGTCTGGATGACTTATTGCGAAGTCCAGGACGTTCTTCCGGGTTATTTTAACACCCATCTCCTTTCCGATCTCCTTGAGGTACTCGAAAACGTGATAGTACGAGTAGTCCTCATTCCCTACGAGCTTGAGCGCTTCCTCGGCGTACTCATCCCGACCGTTCAGCGGAGGACCGGTAAGCAGAATCACTTCCTTCTTTCCCTTGCACATAGAACCACCTCCCTTCCTTAAGCGTAGAAGTTAATAAGCTTGTCTCTCAGAGTTTCTCACCCGGAATCAACACCATAACAAGGCCCAGGCTCCATCCCCTGGGGAATCGAAGGGGAGCGACGATAACATATTCTCCATTGCAGACGTTGACAACCTATCCGTCCAACTGGGCAAAGAGAAACCTCTCAGTCTCTCCGTGGGTTTCCATCCATACAAAATGACAATTTCAAACAGTACAGTTAATGAAACACTTGAGGTTTCAGCGCTTCCGGTTGATTTTCCATCCCCTACTGAGTCCGGAAGGGTTGTCCTTAAATTCCGCTCGTACCATTCCTGCAACAATCCCACCATCGGAGTCATATACTTCCACTACACCGGAACAGGGGACTACCAAGACATCAAAGTACCGCTCTCAGCCGGCATCAGTCTAGGTTCCCAAGGCTCCGGGGGTTTAAGGCGAACTTCAAATTCATCATTCCAGAGTCCAAAGCCCCGGATTTTATTGAATCCGCCATCAACATCCGGAACATTGGCAACTGGCTGGAGAATCCAAGGGGCGGGGTGATGATCAAGACAGTCAATGTGACCCCCCTTATCCACCGGAAACCTCTTAACCCTCTCCCCCTTCTTTTCTCCAGGTGATGAGAGTGGAGGGTTTTGACAAGGAGGAACTCACGGTCATCAGAAAGTTCGAGCACATAGAGCACTGCCTCAAGCGGAACGTGCAGGCCCATACCAGCAATGGGTTTGAGGATGTTCACCTCGTCCACATGAGCCTGCCCGAGATCGACAAGGATGAAATTGACCTGAGCGTTGAGTTTCTGGGGAGGAAGTTTGACTATCCGATTTTCATCGCTGGAATGACCGGCGGAACGAAGGGCTCCCAGCTCGCGGGGAGGATTAACAAAACCCTCGCTCAGGCGGCACAGGAGCTCAACATCCCCATGGGCGTTGGCAGTCAGAGGGCCATGATAAGGAAGCCCGAGACCTGGGAGAGCTACTACGTTAGGGATGTTGCCCCCGATGTGTTCCTCGTTGGAAACCTCGGCGCCCCTCAGTTTTCTGAGACCATCCACGAGCGCTACGGTCTTGAGGAAGCCCTCAAAGCCGTTGAGACCATCCAGGCCGATGCTTTGGCCGTTCACATGAACCCGCTCCAGGAGAGCGTCCAGCCGGAGGGGGACACCCAGTACAGGGGCGTTTTGAAAGCTCTGGCCGAGCTGAAGGCCGAGTTCCCGTACCCAATAATAGCGAAGGAGACCGGAGCGGGCGTCTCCATGGAGGTCGCGATAAGGCTTGAGAGCATTGGCATCGACGCCATTGATGTCGGCGGCCTCGGCGGGACGAGCTGGAGCGGCGTTGAGTACTACCGTGCAAAGGACGAGATTGGAAAGGACTTAGCCCTCCACTTTTGGGACTGGGGTATAAAGACAGCCATCAGCGTTGCAGAAGTTAGGTACGCCACAGAGCTTCCGATGATAGCCACCGGCGGGATGAGGGACGGCATCACAATGGCCAAAGCACTCGCTATGGGGGCTACCTTCGCGGGTGTCGCTTTGCCTCTACTCAAGCCCGCGGTCAAGGGCGACGTTGAAGGCGTCATTAAAATCCTCAGGCACTACATGGAGGAGATAAGGAACGCGATGTTCCTCGTTGGGGCCAGAAACGTCGAGGAGCTGAGGAAAGTCCCGCTCGTGATAACGGGCTTCACGAGGGAGTGGCTGGAGCAGCGGATTGACTTGCCGGCGTACCTGAGGGACAGGAGTATCTAAGCCGGCGTTTCCTCTTTTCTCATCCCTTCCGGAGACTTCTCCCAGATGCACACCTTTTTAAACCCATGACAACAACTATGAGCAACGCAGCCCCACGCCTCAAGAGAGGCCTGGGGGCGTAAGGAGGAATAAATATGATTAAGGTTTACACCATAAGTGGCTACGAGGAAGTAGGTAAGAACATGACCGCCGTTGGCTATTCTGACGGCAGAAAAGAGGAAGTCGTTATAATCGACATGGGTATACGGCTCGACCGCGTTCTCATCCACGAGGATGTGAACATCCAGCAGTTCCCCACAAAAGAACTCCAGAGGCTTGGAGCAATCCCAGAGGACAACATCCTGAGGGACAAGAAGGTCGTCGCGATAACTTTCACCCACGGTCACCTCGACCACATTGGAGCGGTTGGAAAGCTCGCCCCACATTACCCTAACATCCCGATATACGGCACGCCATACACAATAAAGCTGGCCAAGAGCGAGGTCAAGAGCGAGCAGTACTTCGAGGTCAAGAACCCGATGTATGAGACTGAGTTCGGCGAAATAGTCCAGGTAAGTGAGAACCTTGCCATAGAGTTCGTGAGGATCACCCACTCGATTCCCCATGCGGCTATGGTTGTAGTCCACACTCCAGACGGAGCAGTAGTTCATACGGGCGACTTCAAGTTCGACAACAACAATCCCCTGGGAGAGAAGCCAGACTACCAGAGGCTGAAGGAGCTCGGCAAGGAGGGCGT
This window harbors:
- a CDS encoding lamin tail domain-containing protein, which produces MGFSQKLLTVLLLSSVLIIAGCVSTSGTNGAGTNHTPSSKLSHSQASTQFRPAWESALVYVTRVVDGDTAYVRFSNGTVEKVRFLGVDTPETELSRNRPNEYDHITDVECLTRWGLKAEDFTREELQGKYVYLVFDPISPRRGYYGRLLAYIYLTNGTDFTEELVRLGYARVYVEGKFKKKDEYLKDQVEAIQKGKGLWGACGTHTVENPGVVIVMVQYNAEGDDSKNLNGEYVLIKNVGSSAVNLEGWKLMDESGNTFIFPNVTLSPGEEVRVHSGKGKNTKTDLYWGSDKPIWNNEGDTAYLYDSNGVLVDSYRWG
- the fni gene encoding type 2 isopentenyl-diphosphate Delta-isomerase, which gives rise to MEGFDKEELTVIRKFEHIEHCLKRNVQAHTSNGFEDVHLVHMSLPEIDKDEIDLSVEFLGRKFDYPIFIAGMTGGTKGSQLAGRINKTLAQAAQELNIPMGVGSQRAMIRKPETWESYYVRDVAPDVFLVGNLGAPQFSETIHERYGLEEALKAVETIQADALAVHMNPLQESVQPEGDTQYRGVLKALAELKAEFPYPIIAKETGAGVSMEVAIRLESIGIDAIDVGGLGGTSWSGVEYYRAKDEIGKDLALHFWDWGIKTAISVAEVRYATELPMIATGGMRDGITMAKALAMGATFAGVALPLLKPAVKGDVEGVIKILRHYMEEIRNAMFLVGARNVEELRKVPLVITGFTREWLEQRIDLPAYLRDRSI